tttgtttttttttgttttgttttgttttttgagacgggtcactctgtcacccaggctggggtgcagtgttgtgatctcagctcactgcaacctccacctcccaggctcaagcaatcctcccacctcagcctcctgagtagctaggactacaagcatacaccactatgcctggctaatttttgtgttttttgtagagacggggttttgccatgttgcccaggctggtctcaagctcctgggctcaagcaatctgcccacctcggcctcccaaagtgctgggattacaggcatgagccaccccgcccggccataactttgccatcttaaccatttttgagtgtacagttcaatggtgTCAAGAACATTTATAACAATGAAGCCATCATCAccctccatctccagaactcttttcatcttgcaaaactaaactCTGTCCTCATTAATCACTAACTCCCCATTTTGCCTCCCCTGAGCCCCTGCCACCcacttttctactttttgtctctgaaTTTGGCTACTTTTAGTATTAGGTCGGTGCAAAATCAATTGTGGCTTTTGTCATTAAttgcaaaactgcaattacttttgcatcaaaaTAATACCTCCTACaagtggaattatatagtatttgtttgatggctggcttatttcatttagcctaatatcttcagggttcatccatgttgtagcatgtgtcagaatttccttcccttaaggctgaaaaatattccattgcctGGATagaccacagtttctttatccactcatccactgatggacacttgggaTGGACacatgagtaatgctgctatgaacatgggcatgcaaatgtctcttcaagaccctgcttttgccgggtgtggtggctcacgcctgtaatcccagcactttgggaggccaaggcaggtggaccacctgaggtcaggagttcgagaccagcctggccaacatggtgaaaccccatctctactaaaaatataaaaattagccgggcatagtggtgcatgcctgtaatcccagctacttgggaggctgaggcaggagaattgcttgaacccgggaggcagaggttgcagtgagccgtgatcatgccactgcactccagcccaggtgacagagagaaactccatctcaaaaaaataaaaaacaaaaaactctgctttcagttctttcgGATAGATACCAAGCAGTGAATTGCTgcatcacatggtaattctatttgtaactattgaggaaccaccacacttttttccacagtggctgcctcattttacattcccaccaacagtgcacaagggttgtgcaatttctccacattctggccaacacttgttattttctgtgttgactgcagcCATCCTAATTTGACTTGTATTTTGCTGCTGATTACTCatggtgagcatcttttcatgtacttattggccatttatatattttctttggagaaatatctactcaagtcttttgtggttttttttggagacagagtctcgttctacccccaggctggagtgcaatggcaccatctcggctcactgcaaccgccccatcctgggttcaagcaattcttatgcctcagtcttctgagtagctgggattacagctgcctgccaccacgcccagctaattttgtatttttagtagagacagggtttcaccatgttggccaggctggtctcaaactcctgaccccaggtgatcctcccatcttggcatcccaaagtgctgggattacaggcgtgagccactgcacctggactatttgttttgttttgttttgttttttgagacggaatcttgctctgtcactcaggctggagtgcagtggtgccatcttggctcactgcaacttccacctcctgggttccaacgattcttctgcctcagcctcccgagtagctgggactacagggacccgccaccacacctggctaatttttgtatttttagtggagacagggttttaccatgttggcctggctggtctcaaacccctggcctcaggtgatctgcccgcctcagcctcccaaagtgctggggttacaggcatgaacaacctCGCCCGGCcttttgcccaattttaaatcaggttttttgttgttgttgagttttaggagttctgtcTATAGTCTGCCTATCAGATTGCaaatgacttgcaaatattttgcccaccttttaaaaaagttttcatcAGAAAAGTGCAAAACCTACAGCTAGGCTTAGACAACTATTATTTTACCATCTTCAAAGAGTTTCATGTTGAATGCTGAGATTTTAGAAGTTGGGACAGGTAGcaggaactttttctttttttttttcttttttttttgagacagagttttgctcttgttgcccaggctggataacctccgcctcccagtttcaagcaattctcctgcctcagcctcctgagtagctgggactacaggcatgcaccaccatgcctggctaattttgtatttttagtagaggcggggtttctccatgttggtcaggctggtctcgaactcccgacctcagatgatctgccccctcagcctcccaaagtgctgaaattacaggcatgatccactgcgcctggccacaggAACTTTTTCATAACAAAGTTTGTGCAAGGTGAGTGAGGCGAGGTCATCCGTGGAGGCGTTAGGGAGAGCAGACAGCACCAGATCTAGCCACACAGCACATAGTGGGGACAAAGCAGCCTCACTTAGGAACATCCAAGATGCAGGGCCATAGGGGGACATGATCTTCCTTCAATATTTGTTTACTCTTTAGGAAGGGATAAGAAGCAGTGGCCCCTTTACTGTAACAGGCAATCCCATTCTAGCCCCAACCTGCACCCCACTGAGCCAACAACAGCCCTGCAGTTGGTTACCCAGAACCACCCTGGAGTGTGCGCCAAACTCAGTATGGAGCACTTTCTTTAGAGTGGTCAGCTTCATGattgcaagatggctgccacagttCCAGGCATCACAGACATtactccccttctccctccccacagagaacaatgaagagattttttttttttttcctgagacagagtctcgctctgttgcccaggctggagtgcagtggcactctctcggctcactgcaacgtccacctcccaggttcaagcgattctcctgcctcagcctcccgagtagctgggactacagacgcataccaccatgcctgggtaatttttgtattttttagtagaaacagtgtttcactatgttggctagggtggtctcgaactcctgacctcgtgatccgcctgccttggcctcccaaagggctgggattacaggcgtgagccaccgcacctggccaatgaaGAGCtctttattgtgtgtgtgttttggaagGAAAAAGACTCTTCCAACtcacatctcattggccaaaaTCAGGCCACATGGTCACTCTCTGGCAGTAAAGTTTAGCTATTCCCTGAGAGCCTATGGCAGCGTAACTGATTGCATTTGACTAAGTATTTAGGGTGCATGGATGTTTGGCAATCAGCCTAACCTCTCGCTGCAGTGTCCTGCTTGAGGGCCTCACCCTCTACCCCAAGTGGCTTCTCAGAATATTCCTTCTGACCACATACAGTGCCCCCTTAGACTTGTGCCCTGAACACCTCCCCTGGGTCCGGAGGAATCACTGACATATCAGCAGTTGGATGTCCAGCATTTTGCTGTTGACCCTCCCTCTTGGAGCTGTATTTCTCTCCCGCTATTTCCCCTACTCTTTGCCCCATGCTGTACGGTGGCCGCGGTCACAAATGCCACAGGCAGTGCCCTGACTCAGCTTGTGTGGGGAGCCACTTCCCCAGCCTCCATCTGTCAGCTGTGGTCCCACAAGAGATGGAAAAAATTATTCAGCATGCACTAGATGCTCACAAGGGCCATGATTCCCTGATCTTCATACTTTTCATTTCTTGAACTTGAACGAGGACTTTAGGTTGCTCACCCTAAGCCACATGTTCCTAAATGTACAGGATTTTTCCAGGCTGGCAAGGGAGACCTGTGACCCAAGCTGAGTCCACGTGAAGAGGACCTAGGGCTTAAGTCCATCATGCTAGGCCACCTTGAGCCAGCCCCTTCTATGAACCCATTAACCCAGCAGACAGACTCAATCAGTCAGAGAGCGGATACATGGCATGAGCACCACTACCAGCCACATGGTGCTCATGGCAGATTTTACTAATCAATCACAGACTCTTTCCCTCTGAACTTGCATTGGTGCTAGAATCCTCTTCACTCCAGCTCCCTCCACAGCCTCCATGAACTTATCAGTGAGAAGCACGCAGTTTCGACTCTTCCATCTGCCATCCTGATCAGGATTGTTGTTAATGTCCCTCCCAACTCTCAGGTCTTCAGCCCAGTTAGCTTTCAAATCTTTGGCTTTTCCCTGCCTTCTCTACCTTCTGAAAAGGAACTTTCGGCTCCGTTTTCCCTCATATTCCTCCTGAAGACTCTGTCCTGTCACGGGATTTCAGAGATTTACATCCCTGCTCTTATACTCTCTAGCTATGTTGCTTTGGCAAGTTTCATAACCTCAGTGAGcctgtttccacatctgtaaaacgGGACCAGCATCTGCCTTGAGAAGTGAGAACGTGCCTGGCAGGGCACCAGCCATGTGGGACCACACACTAGTCCCTGCCCTTGCACAGCCTGCTCTGGGCTCTGCCAGGGAAATCAATCAAGGATTTTgatgatggggaaaaaaatgacacaaTCAGCCATTACTTGACAAAATTTTACTTTAGCCCTTGCATCTCCCTGCCAGGCTGCCGGACAGCTCCCCCGACacccaacccaggaggcagcctgATCCCACCTTGTGCTTTGGTAGGGGACATCCCTCACCCCTCTCTCCCAGGAGACCAGGGCCAACGTACCTTGAGAGTCTGTAAACCTACGCCAGGGCTGGGGTTGACACCCCAGCCCACCAGCTGAGTCTGCCAGGACACAGGGCTCTGGGCAGCTCTGAACCCCTCCCATGCCCCAGATCCTGtgccacccacacccacaccactCAGGACTCTGGAAGGAGGTGAGCGGGGACCGTACCAAGACCCCAGAGGTGCCTGTGGAGGAGAGCAGGGCTTGCTGGGGGGAAGACAATGAAGCAGCCAAGGATCCCTCTCGAGGGGCTCTGTCTCTGGCTGTGCTTCTCCAGCCCAAGCTGCCCCTCTCCCCGGGGGCAGTGACAACTGTTCCCCCAGAGCAAGTCCAGAGGCACAGACCGTATCCCCTCCCACCAGCAAACAGGAAACTAAAGCAGTGAAAACATCAAGCTTTGTtgccagagaaaaaaaaatgaaccctaAGTATTTAAAATTCAGACGGAAGTCCCAGCCCACCGGGCCAGCCGTGAGCTGCAGAGGCCTTGATTGCAGACACACACCCCTCCATATTTCCCCAAGCTCAAGGGTCTCCAGAGACAGAAGGAAGGGGTTTCGGGCTGAGTCTGTCACCAAGAGGCAGCGTTTGGGAAAACCAAGGTCAGGGTGGAGGTGTCCTCAGGGGGCCACCGGTGTGGGGCACTGAGGACTGTAAACATGACCCAGGGTGAGGGCCAGGAGGTGTCCCAGCCCCGAGGTTCTTCCTGGATGAAAAATGGGCACTGTGGTGAGAAGAAAGGGGACCGGTCAGCCCCGAAGCCAAgcaagacctggtccccaccaggagtatgggggtgggggctgagcTCAGGAGGGGACATGTTAGAGGGGGCTGCCTGGAGCTGAAGAGGGGCTCTGGAAGCCACACTCGGTGTGTGGCTGTTTTTTCTCTGCCACTAGGTCAGCACCTGGGCCTTCCTAGGTGGTGAGTCAGGTGGTGGCCTCCCCTCCCTGGGGGAACCTGCTAGAAGGTCACCTCGGGCCATGGCTACCCAGCCCAGGAAGGGAGGTCAGGCAAGCTCCCAAGGGGCCCCAGGCCCAGGGGCCAAGACTGAAGGATGCAGTCAAGGAGTGTCTGGAGAGCCCTGTGAGAGCCACCACGGAGACACAGACAGGGCCCGCGGCCAGAGAGCCACTGCCACCAGGAGCACCACCATGAGGCCTGGCAGGGGACTTGGCAGAGTCCTGCCTCAGCCAGCCCAGGCCAGGAGCCCCAGGGACCAGGCCACCTCACCCTTCCGGTCCTGCACTAACACCTGCACCTGTGTCCCCAGTCACTACCCTCCAAGCCACCGTCCTGCTCCTGGAGGCAGGCAGGCACAGAGCCAGGCCAGCTCCTCTGGCAGGTCCTGGAGCAAGGCCAGGCCCAGGTGTGGCTGCCATGACCGATCCTCCCTCTGTCCACCCTGAAGGCCCGGTCAGGAGCTGCACTAACTGTGCATTTGCTTTTCAGGCCACAGATCGCCCTCAGTCCCAGTGACCCTCTGAGCTGCAGGCCCGGCAATGCCTGTTGCCAGCACAGGCCTCTGCCCGGCAGCTCAGGCCAGCCTGGGGCCGGAGTTCTCAGGAAACCTCCCCCTCAGGCCCTGGATTCTCCTTAGTGTTGCACGTGACGTTCCCCTCAAGGGTAGGCCTTCTGGGTCACATGGTCCTAAAGGCCCACTCAGAATCCAGCACCTTCTCAGAGCCTGCATCCCCCAAAACCAGGCCACTCAGGGCCTGGGGGCCAGCCTTGCCCATGATTTCCCTCAGGATCTGCTCCCCCAGTCTCTCCAGGACCCGGCCTGTCCCAGAGGGCGTAGAGCTTGTGTCCCCCTAAAACAGGCACCCTGGTGGCCTCAGGGCTGGACCCGGCTGCTGAGCCACTGGCCACGCAGGGCCCGGATCTCCTGGCCATAGCACTCGTGCAGCCGGGCGAAGGGGGCCATGTCCAGGGGCCCGTGGGGTGCTGAGGCCCGGCGGCGAGGCGGTGGTGGAGGGGGCTCGGGTCCAGGCCTGAAGGTGGCCTCAGTGCTCCAGACAGCGCAGCCATTCTCCTTGGGCGGGAGGGCACTGGGCCggcggggcaggggcagggctgggaccGGGGCTGGGGCAGAAGGCAGGGACGGGACTGGGGCCGGGGCAGAGGGCAGGGACGGGGGCAAGGGCAgggactggggctggggctggggcagggccatGCCACCCCCGCCACGTACAGCCGCCAGCTGCTGCTCCAGCTCGCGCACCACCAGCCGCAGGTAGTCGAAGCTGGCACGCGACAGGGCCTTGACCCAGCCCTCCATGGCATCCTGACTCTCAGCGGCCAGCACGTAGGTGCGCGCCCGGGTCCCCGCGAAGCGCACAGCGAAGGCGAACTCCTCGGCGGCCTCCACCAGCTCCACGGTGCAGCCCTCCAGGATGATGACGCCCACGGGCTCACGGCTGGCAGCGTCCTCGAAGTAGAAGAGCATGTTCCCGCGCAGCACGAACCAGCGCCGGTGGTAGGCCGCGTGCCGCCCACCCTTCTTGTACAGGAAGCCTGCATTGTCCACCGGGGCGTCGCAGGTGGCGTAGAAGGCCAGGCTGCGCTCGTTCAGCTTCATGGTGGCAATCGCGGGGCCTGGAGGGGAGCCTGGGGCCTGGACCCCATAGAAGGGCTGTTATGCACAAGGCCACTGACGCTAGGTCACCCAGTGCCCCAAGGGGACCTTGCAGCCACTCTACATCcccgtttcacagatgaggaaactgacgctCATAGGGTGGAAGCAGCTGGCCTATGCGCCCACAACTCCTAAGAAGCAGAGACAGGACTGGAACCTGGGTCTCACAGGCCTCCCCAGACAGCCTCATAACCTCCTACCCTCCTGTATCCCTGAAATAATGTTGTGAGTTCCTGCTGCATGCCAGACATTTCAGAGGAATGAACTCACTTTATCTCACAATAGACCTTAGGTCACAGGGACTGGCCTGGCACCAGTgcaacagatgaggaaacagaggcacagagaggttaactgCTTCCCTGTTGTCACAAAGCAGGTTGGGCAGGGCTGAAATCCAAACCCAGGCCTCATTTCAGGCGCTGCTGTTTCCATCATCCCAAGAACAAGACCAGCTGGCCTTCTGCAGTCCCTGCCAGGTCCCAGCCCTGACTTTGTGGTTCGACGTTGGTTTGTTCATCCATGAAATGGATGAGCAGAACCAACTTTGGAGAGTTGTAGAGATTGATTTCattcataaaatgtttattaagcatctattgtgtgccaggcattgttccagGCCTAGGGATATAGCAATAACAAGATGGACAGGgtcgaccagcctggccaacacagtgaaaccccttctctactaaaaatacaaaaaataagccaggcgtggtggcgggtgcctgtaatcccagctactcgggaggctgaggcaggagaatcacctaaacccaggaggcagaggttgcagtgagccgagattatgccattgcactccagcccgggcaataatgtgacactctgtctcaaaaaaaaaaaaagatggacacGGTCCCTGCCCTCGTGGTGTTGAAATGCCACTGGCAAGTGAAAGGGAGCAGACAGTTAACAAACAGATAAGACGTCTGCCAGGTAGTCTCATGTTCTATGGAAAATAGTAAgacaggggctgggcacagtggctcatgcctgtaatcccagcactttggaaggccaaggccaaTCCttctcacctgaggtcaggagttcgagaccagcctggccaacatggcaaaaccccatctctactaaaaaacagccaggtgaggtggtgcacgcccataatcccagctacttgggagactgaggcagaagaatcgcttgaacccaagaggcggaggttgcagtgagccgagactgcgccattgcactccagcctgggcgacagagcaagactccatctcaaaaaaaaaaaaaaaaaaaaaaaaagccaggcatggtggggggtgcctataatcccaggtacttgggaggctgaggcaggagaagtgcttgaacccaggagacagaagttgcagtcagccgagatcgcactactacactccagcctggggacagagccagactccgtctcaaaaaaaaagaaagaatttggggaaaGATGCAGGCCCAGGGCTAGGCTGACTTACAGGAAGGAGGGGCAGGGGGTCGTCCCGTGCCATTTAGCATAGAGGACTCTAACTCCATGCCGTCGGCCACAGTGACCCCATCCACCTTCCCCCAAGGAGTATACGATGGGGCAACGCTGGCCAGGAAGGACTTGTCGGGAGGTGGCATCTGCGTCCCTGGCCTGGCCACCTTCCCTTGGGGTTTTCCATGGCCATTTTGAGAGCCTGCCTTATCTCCCACTGCAAAGCCTCAGCCTGCATAGGATGGTAGCTACATTTTTCAAGAAGCAAAGGATATAAAGTCCTGGTACGCAGTAGGCACTCAGTGTTCATTCCCCTGCCTGGGTGGTGTCTTTCTCAGAGCCTGGTGGAATGAGGTCAGGGTGGTGGCTCTCCTGGGAGCAGGTGACCACAGTGAGGCCCTGCCAGACTACCTGTCCTAGGGTGGAGGGGGTTGTCCTTGCCACCTCCTGTCAGCCACATaggcagtcagggaaggcttcctagaaGACAGAACATGAGTTGTGACTTAGAAACTGAGatcaaccaacccaaatgcccatcaatgatagactgaataaaggaaatgtggtacatacacaccatggaaaactatccagccataaaaaggaatgagatcatgtcctttgcggggaaagagatggagctggaagccatcatcctcagcaaactaacacaggaacagaaaaccaaataccgcgtgttcttactcataagtgggagttgaacaatgagacacatggacacagggaggggcagAACACATatcggggcctgttgggggatggggggtgaggggagggaacttagagaaCGGGTCAatggtgcagcaagccaccatggcacacgtatacctatgtgacaagcctgcatgttctgcacatgtatcatggaacttaaaataaaaaaggaaacggAGGTCAGTTTGTCCTGACCtagtgggaggccaaggccagagccccCAAAGTCTCCAGGTGTTGAATCCCCACCCTGCCTCTCAGCTACAGCTGTCCCTCTCTAAGCCGCAGGGATTCACGCATTCCCCACACCACCACCCATCAACTCCCATGTGGATGCTGGCCCCAGTTCTCACAGGACCCTCCCGCCCTGCTCGCCCAGTTCCGCTCCTACCTCTCAGGCCACCACTTGCCTCCCTGCCCTCTGCTCAGCTCCAGCCTCAGCTCCAGCCTCAGCTCGCTCTTCTCTGGATTCAAATGTCAGCTCTGCAGCATCTGGGCTGGGGGACCCCAGGCAAGCTAttcatctctctgggcctctgtttctgcatctgtaaaatgggatcgtAACAGTGCCTAAGTCAGGGCTGTTGTGACAATGATACAGTGACTATATGGACTTTGCGGAGCATGGGGCCAGGCACACAGTGCCTGCTGAGCACGGGTGCAGTTCACATTTTTCTTGGCTTTTCCCCAAACATCCCCATGTTGTGCTTCCGATCTCAGCAAATGGCCCTTGGTTTCCCTCTCACCCCCGCATCTGATCGCACATCAAGTCCAGTTGATCCCCCTCTCCAGCGTCTTCCAAATCAGTTGCCTAATCTGTCCACTCCACCTCCCCATTCTAGGCCCCATCACCATTCACTGGGATGGCTGCTGTAGCCTCCTCATAAGTCTCCTTGCCCCTCCCTGTCCATGTTCCTCAAGGTAAGATCCAAGCCTCCTTCCTAAGCTCTTCTCCGAGCCACACTGAAATCCACTTCCCACAGATGGATCCTGTGAAAATTAAGTCCAATCACACTCCTCCTCTGCTCTAAACCCTCCCATGGCTCCCTACTTCTCTCAGCATAAAATTAAATCcttaggcagggtgtggtggctcacacctgtaatgctggcactttgggaggctgagggggtaggattgcttgagttagagaccagcctggacaacatagcaagaccctatctctataaaaaatagaaaaaaaaatagctgggcatggtgatacaagcctctagtcctagctatctgggaggctAACATGGAAGGACCCCTTGAACTTGGGagttatcacaccactgcactccagcctgggtgacatagtgagattctgtctcaaaaaaaaaaaaaaaaatccaagcctCCCTTGGCTTCCAAGTTCCCTTTCCCTACCTCTTTCCCCCTTGTTCACTCAGCTCCAGCCATCCTGGCctcctttctgttcctcaaaTACACCAGACACATCCCCACCTCCAAGACTTGGTCCCGGCTGTCTGCCTGCAGGTCTTCACACGGCCA
The sequence above is a segment of the Pan paniscus chromosome 10, NHGRI_mPanPan1-v2.0_pri, whole genome shotgun sequence genome. Coding sequences within it:
- the PHETA1 gene encoding sesquipedalian-1 isoform X1, translated to MQASCTRRVGGTRPTTGAGSCCAGTCSSTSRTLPAVSPWASSSWRAAPWSWWRPPRSSPSLCASRGPGRAPTCWPLRVRMPWRAGSRPCRVPASTTCGWWCASWSSSWRLYVAGVAWPCPSPSPSPCPCPRPCPLPRPQSRPCLLPQPRSQPCPCPAGPVPSRPRRMAALSGALRPPSGLDPSPLHHRLAAGPQHPTGPWTWPPSPGCTSAMARRSGPCVASGSAAGSSPEATRVPVLGGHKLYALWDRPGPGETGGADPEGNHGQGWPPGPEWPGFGGCRL
- the PHETA1 gene encoding sesquipedalian-1 isoform X2, producing MKLNERSLAFYATCDAPVDNAGFLYKKGGRHAAYHRRWFVLRGNMLFYFEDAASREPVGVIILEGCTVELVEAAEEFAFAVRFAGTRARTYVLAAESQDAMEGWVKALSRASFDYLRLVVRELEQQLAAVRGGGGMALPQPQPQSLPLPPSLPSAPAPVPSLPSAPAPVPALPLPRRPSALPPKENGCAVWSTEATFRPGPEPPPPPPRRRASAPHGPLDMAPFARLHECYGQEIRALRGQWLSSRVQP